From one Nitrosococcus halophilus Nc 4 genomic stretch:
- a CDS encoding type II toxin-antitoxin system prevent-host-death family antitoxin, producing MKEYSFTEARQHFASILDEAKKEGVVCIRKRNGESFYIKPVISKKSPLDIKGVNLDISSKDIVDIIRLGREGNYSSESVGKP from the coding sequence ATGAAAGAGTACAGTTTTACAGAAGCGCGGCAACACTTTGCATCTATCCTAGATGAGGCAAAAAAGGAAGGTGTCGTGTGCATAAGAAAGAGAAACGGCGAATCGTTCTACATTAAACCTGTAATTTCTAAAAAATCGCCCCTGGACATTAAAGGTGTGAATTTGGATATCTCATCGAAAGATATCGTCGATATCATAAGGTTGGGTCGAGAAGGAAACTACAGTTCAGAATCTGTTGGAAAACCCTGA
- a CDS encoding DUF2283 domain-containing protein: MKVHYDEEIDALYLKLGDLEPDGVIEIEEGVNIDTTNDGKLTGIEILNASKKIDINTILSYTIELDQGILKNKIA, encoded by the coding sequence ATGAAAGTACATTATGATGAAGAAATAGATGCATTGTATTTGAAGCTTGGTGATTTAGAACCAGATGGGGTCATTGAGATCGAGGAAGGCGTCAATATCGATACTACCAATGATGGAAAACTTACCGGGATAGAAATACTTAATGCCTCAAAAAAGATTGATATTAACACAATTTTGTCTTATACGATTGAGTTAGATCAAGGCATATTGAAGAATAAAATCGCTTAA
- a CDS encoding PAS domain S-box protein: MENKYPNLQSSIPFSGLFKAALEACADHIYIYDREGRYLYANPSGLEELGLPLEAVIGRSWRELGLPADIMERFECDLQIVITSGKPQISPITYSRDGGSRYYEYLLSPVNNAANTVQMVVATGRDITPLIEAEKQARENQQRFRNLCEAAPDGIVLVNPEGAISLVNTQTEQLFGYPREALLGQPPEKLIPELYRKLHAQYRTAHQQSPTTQEIGVGRKLYGLRADGTKFPVEVALSSFVSQRGTKTIAIIRDITVRKQAEEKIRGLNRSLQHKLQELARVNQELEAFSYSVSHDLRAPLRAMTGFSKVLWEDYGEVLDEDGKHYLSRIQGASQRTGLLLDGLLQLSRINRHELDRSKLNLSVLAAEIVNELRQEQPERGVDIYIQPDITAAADSKLLRICLENLLSNAWKYTRAQKYPQVKFTCLEKKGEQIFIISDNGVGFNPNYQSKLFQVFQRLHNEHEFEGLGIGLATVQRVVHRHGGTIWAEGEEGQGASFCFTLSPLNLK, translated from the coding sequence ATGGAAAATAAATATCCAAACCTGCAATCTTCAATACCCTTCTCTGGGTTGTTCAAAGCGGCATTAGAAGCCTGCGCCGATCACATTTACATCTACGATCGAGAGGGACGTTACCTCTACGCCAATCCTAGCGGACTAGAGGAACTTGGCTTACCATTGGAGGCGGTGATTGGGCGCTCTTGGCGAGAACTTGGGCTGCCCGCCGACATTATGGAGCGCTTTGAGTGTGATCTCCAAATCGTCATCACCTCCGGAAAACCCCAGATCAGCCCAATTACTTATTCCCGAGATGGGGGTAGTCGATACTATGAATACCTCCTCAGCCCCGTTAATAACGCCGCCAATACTGTTCAGATGGTCGTCGCTACCGGGCGTGATATTACCCCACTGATTGAAGCAGAAAAGCAAGCCCGGGAAAATCAGCAACGCTTTCGTAACCTCTGTGAAGCGGCGCCTGATGGGATCGTGCTAGTCAACCCAGAAGGCGCCATCTCCTTGGTCAATACCCAGACCGAGCAGCTCTTTGGCTACCCCCGGGAAGCGTTGCTCGGCCAACCTCCCGAAAAACTTATCCCCGAACTCTACCGTAAACTACATGCCCAGTACCGAACCGCCCACCAGCAATCGCCGACGACCCAGGAAATAGGTGTCGGTCGAAAGCTTTACGGCCTAAGGGCGGACGGCACTAAATTCCCTGTTGAGGTGGCCCTAAGTTCTTTCGTGTCCCAACGGGGCACTAAGACCATTGCCATTATTCGCGACATCACGGTTCGGAAACAGGCCGAAGAGAAAATTAGAGGGCTGAACCGTTCCTTACAACATAAGCTCCAGGAACTGGCGAGAGTAAACCAAGAACTCGAGGCTTTTAGTTACTCGGTCTCCCATGATCTGCGCGCTCCCCTCCGAGCCATGACAGGATTTAGCAAGGTCCTTTGGGAGGATTATGGAGAAGTTCTGGACGAGGATGGCAAGCACTATCTCAGCCGGATTCAAGGAGCCAGCCAACGAACGGGGCTGCTACTCGATGGCCTGCTCCAACTCTCGCGCATCAACCGCCACGAACTCGACCGTTCAAAACTGAATTTGTCAGTTTTAGCCGCTGAAATCGTCAACGAGCTCCGCCAGGAACAACCCGAACGGGGGGTAGACATTTACATTCAACCGGACATAACCGCAGCGGCTGATAGTAAACTACTCCGAATCTGCCTTGAAAACTTGCTTTCGAACGCTTGGAAATACACCCGAGCACAAAAATACCCCCAAGTGAAATTTACCTGTCTGGAAAAAAAAGGGGAGCAAATATTTATCATCAGTGACAATGGTGTAGGTTTCAACCCGAACTACCAGTCCAAGCTGTTCCAGGTTTTCCAGCGGCTACATAATGAACACGAATTTGAAGGATTAGGCATCGGTCTAGCGACAGTACAACGTGTGGTACACCGTCATGGAGGAACCATTTGGGCGGAAGGAGAAGAAGGCCAAGGTGCTTCCTTTTGTTTTACGCTAAGCCCTCTTAATCTTAAGTAA
- a CDS encoding glycerophosphodiester phosphodiesterase family protein: MKTPQLIAHRGYAKAFPENTLLSLDAAVNAGARLVEFDVQLTADEIPVVLHDDTLLRTAGHDGAIFEMNSADLEHICVNEAARFGPYFPEVQISTLENIVLWLKGLPQVTAFVEIKTQSLRRFGIQRAVTRVLSVLEPVKAQCVLISFDAQAVSFAREEGMAATGWVLSSWDLAAALRLNPEYVFCNWTRIPPGWKDFAQYPWSWAIYEITEVEKALEYAAWGVEFIETMAIGEMLQHPLFHATSGSQPQTSAPMPVVETGMVGAFDPQPLG; encoded by the coding sequence ATGAAAACACCTCAATTGATTGCCCATCGCGGTTACGCCAAAGCATTTCCGGAAAATACCCTGCTGAGCCTAGATGCTGCTGTAAATGCTGGCGCACGCTTGGTAGAGTTTGATGTGCAATTGACTGCCGATGAGATCCCCGTGGTGCTCCACGACGACACTCTCCTTCGTACCGCAGGGCATGACGGGGCTATCTTCGAAATGAATTCGGCCGATCTTGAGCATATTTGTGTTAACGAAGCCGCCCGCTTTGGTCCCTATTTCCCGGAGGTGCAGATTTCCACCTTGGAAAATATCGTCCTTTGGTTAAAGGGGCTTCCCCAGGTGACCGCTTTTGTGGAGATTAAGACCCAGAGCCTACGACGTTTTGGGATTCAAAGGGCAGTGACCCGGGTGTTGAGTGTTTTGGAGCCTGTAAAGGCCCAATGTGTCCTGATCTCATTTGATGCTCAAGCAGTCTCCTTTGCCAGGGAAGAGGGGATGGCGGCTACCGGTTGGGTTCTGTCTTCCTGGGATTTGGCGGCCGCCCTTAGGCTTAACCCGGAATATGTATTTTGCAATTGGACCCGCATTCCTCCAGGATGGAAAGACTTTGCCCAATACCCCTGGAGCTGGGCTATTTATGAGATTACCGAGGTGGAGAAGGCATTGGAATATGCTGCTTGGGGAGTGGAATTTATCGAGACCATGGCTATTGGGGAGATGTTGCAGCACCCCCTATTCCATGCCACCAGTGGCTCACAGCCACAAACCTCGGCTCCAATGCCTGTGGTAGAGACTGGGATGGTGGGCGCCTTTGACCCCCAACCCTTGGGGTAG
- the arfB gene encoding alternative ribosome rescue aminoacyl-tRNA hydrolase ArfB → MINVTPQIQLKEDELHFQFILASGPGGQNVNKVATAVQLRFDAVHSRSLPEDVRSRLLKLAGNRLTKEGELLITAKRFRTQERNRQDAIERLVALLQKAAEKPKPRRITKPSRAAKQRRLDEKRRRGEQKRARRPVTPLSD, encoded by the coding sequence ATGATTAACGTCACCCCTCAAATTCAGCTTAAGGAGGATGAACTGCATTTCCAATTCATCCTTGCTTCCGGTCCTGGTGGCCAGAATGTAAACAAGGTGGCGACCGCAGTCCAGTTGCGCTTTGACGCGGTCCATTCCCGTTCTTTGCCAGAGGATGTCCGGAGTCGACTGCTGAAGTTAGCCGGAAATCGGCTGACTAAGGAAGGCGAATTGCTGATTACCGCCAAGCGCTTCCGCACTCAGGAGCGTAATCGTCAGGATGCCATTGAGCGCTTAGTTGCACTCCTGCAAAAGGCGGCGGAAAAGCCTAAACCCCGGCGGATAACAAAACCTTCGCGGGCGGCTAAACAACGGCGCCTGGATGAGAAACGACGTCGCGGGGAGCAGAAGCGGGCACGGCGCCCGGTGACCCCCTTGTCAGACTGA
- a CDS encoding transposase has translation MTPNVIGVSPRIRQSGTSLAQRGLMSKMGRRALRKAFFMPALVALRFNPVLIEMKKRLLAAGKPKMTIVGAAMRKLVHLIYGVLKNKTPFEPHFAV, from the coding sequence ATGACCCCTAATGTAATTGGGGTCTCGCCGAGAATAAGACAATCTGGCACCTCACTGGCTCAGCGAGGATTGATGTCAAAAATGGGCAGACGGGCACTGCGTAAAGCGTTTTTCATGCCCGCTCTGGTGGCCCTCCGATTCAATCCCGTTTTAATCGAGATGAAAAAACGCTTGCTCGCCGCTGGAAAACCCAAAATGACTATCGTCGGTGCCGCCATGCGAAAACTCGTTCATCTCATCTATGGCGTTCTAAAAAATAAAACCCCATTTGAACCCCACTTCGCTGTTTAA
- a CDS encoding addiction module antidote protein: protein MAKTTTTRYDIAEHLRTPEEMAAYLEVCLEEANGDAAFIAKALGDIARAKGMSQVARDAGVSRESLYKALSGERTPGFDTILKVIKALGLELHAEAATLKGKQPLLATLKKQDA from the coding sequence ATAGCTAAGACCACTACAACTCGTTACGATATTGCCGAGCACCTCCGTACACCAGAGGAAATGGCGGCTTATCTGGAAGTTTGCCTTGAGGAAGCAAATGGCGACGCCGCATTTATCGCCAAAGCGTTGGGTGATATTGCTCGCGCTAAAGGGATGTCGCAAGTTGCACGTGATGCCGGCGTATCACGGGAAAGCCTTTATAAGGCGCTTTCAGGAGAAAGAACTCCTGGCTTCGATACAATTCTCAAGGTAATAAAAGCACTAGGTTTGGAACTGCACGCTGAAGCAGCTACTTTAAAAGGGAAACAGCCTTTATTGGCTACGCTCAAAAAACAAGATGCTTAA
- the ettA gene encoding energy-dependent translational throttle protein EttA: MAQYVYSMNRVGKVVPPKRVILRDISLSFFPGAKIGVLGLNGAGKSTLLKIMAGIDKDIEGEAIPQKGLKIGYLSQEPQLNLEKNVRGNVEEGIAEIKAALDRFNEISMLFAEPMSEEEMNLLLEEQAQLQDTIEAADAWKLDHKLDVAAEALRLPPWEAEVTHLSGGEQRRVALCRLLLSKPDMLLLDEPTNHLDAESVAWLERYLEIYPGTVVAVTHDRYFLDNVAGWILELDRGHGIPWEGNYSSWLEQKEKRLELEEKQQEARVKAIKAELEWVSANPKGRHAKSKARLARFEELTSQEYQKRNETNEIYIPPGPRLGDVVVEAQGLRKGFGDRLLIDDLSFSLPPGGIVGIIGANGAGKTTLFRMIVGQEQPDAGDIRLGETVDLAYVDQSREALDASKTVWEEISEGQDIIKVGTYETPSRAYVARFNFKGSDQQKRIGDLSGGERNRVHLAKLLRAGGNVLLLDEPTNDLDVETLRALEQALLNFPGCAVVISHDRWFLDRVATHMLAFEGDSQVVWFEGNYADYEADRRRRLGEAADQPHRIRYKPLSS; the protein is encoded by the coding sequence ATGGCTCAGTATGTCTACAGTATGAACCGGGTGGGCAAGGTAGTGCCACCGAAGCGGGTTATTTTGCGCGATATCTCCCTATCTTTTTTCCCGGGAGCGAAGATTGGGGTATTAGGCCTAAATGGCGCGGGGAAATCCACCTTGCTCAAAATTATGGCGGGGATTGACAAGGATATCGAGGGTGAGGCGATTCCCCAAAAAGGCCTCAAGATTGGCTACCTTTCTCAAGAGCCTCAATTGAACCTGGAAAAAAATGTCCGCGGTAATGTCGAGGAGGGCATTGCCGAGATAAAAGCCGCGCTAGATCGCTTCAATGAGATCAGCATGCTATTTGCCGAGCCGATGAGCGAAGAGGAAATGAATCTCCTCCTTGAGGAACAGGCCCAGCTCCAAGATACCATTGAAGCTGCGGATGCCTGGAAGCTCGATCATAAGCTTGATGTCGCCGCTGAAGCGCTTCGTCTCCCGCCCTGGGAGGCAGAAGTGACCCACCTTTCGGGTGGGGAACAGCGGCGTGTGGCCCTTTGCCGATTACTTCTCTCCAAACCGGATATGCTGCTGCTAGATGAACCGACTAACCACCTGGATGCGGAGTCGGTGGCCTGGTTGGAGCGCTACTTGGAGATCTATCCGGGGACGGTGGTGGCGGTGACTCACGATCGTTACTTTCTAGATAACGTGGCGGGTTGGATTTTAGAACTGGATCGTGGCCATGGCATACCCTGGGAAGGGAACTACTCCTCCTGGCTAGAGCAAAAGGAAAAACGTTTGGAATTGGAAGAAAAGCAGCAAGAAGCGCGGGTTAAAGCAATCAAGGCCGAGCTGGAGTGGGTTTCCGCGAATCCAAAGGGGCGGCATGCTAAAAGCAAAGCCCGCCTTGCCCGCTTTGAAGAGCTCACTTCCCAGGAATACCAGAAGCGCAATGAGACCAATGAGATCTATATCCCGCCTGGACCCCGTCTTGGGGATGTGGTGGTAGAGGCCCAAGGGTTGCGCAAGGGCTTTGGGGATCGTTTACTCATTGATGATCTCAGTTTCAGCCTTCCCCCCGGGGGGATTGTGGGAATCATCGGTGCTAACGGCGCAGGGAAAACCACCTTATTTAGAATGATTGTGGGTCAAGAGCAGCCGGATGCCGGTGATATTCGGCTGGGGGAAACCGTTGATTTGGCTTATGTGGATCAAAGCCGGGAGGCTTTGGATGCCAGTAAAACCGTCTGGGAAGAAATTTCGGAAGGTCAGGACATTATCAAAGTAGGGACCTATGAGACCCCCTCCCGTGCCTACGTAGCGCGATTTAACTTTAAGGGCTCGGATCAGCAAAAACGTATTGGAGATCTTTCCGGGGGGGAGCGCAACCGAGTGCATTTGGCGAAGCTGCTTCGTGCCGGGGGGAACGTTCTCCTTCTCGACGAACCGACCAATGACCTGGATGTGGAAACCTTGAGGGCCCTGGAACAGGCTCTCCTAAACTTTCCTGGTTGTGCTGTCGTGATTTCCCATGATCGCTGGTTTCTCGATCGTGTTGCTACCCATATGCTCGCCTTCGAGGGTGACAGCCAGGTGGTTTGGTTCGAGGGTAACTATGCCGATTATGAAGCGGACCGCCGGCGGCGCTTGGGAGAGGCTGCCGATCAGCCTCACCGTATCCGCTACAAGCCTTTGTCTTCCTAG
- a CDS encoding putative sulfate exporter family transporter: MAGVNRRWYSGMATTEDWWAVWLGLIMFLAGLTSIWGWDLVGWMAKTGTWVWGDFSWDKALKATGYQEWHPLLSLLVTYLVFTALTCLGAAAMKLNLKRFFAGWTLLFVMTWAVWIMGHEAHFKASVNEFDKYGLSWGLSLGGGFSYMLALVVGLVIGNFFKGFAEFLREAAKPEWFIKTAIVYLGIKIGLMSIEAASFTFELALAGIAATFVAYLLFWPIVYTLSRRVFRLSREASAVLSSGISICGVSAAIATAGAIRARPVLPVMVSMLIVIFAMIELIVLPGFYTAVAPNQPIVNGAAMGMTVKTDGADAAAGAILDELMRANAEANLGVVWQEGWILTSSIVTKIWIDMFIGVWAFLLALVWVYKVERQPGQSKVGVIEIWHRFPKFVLGYLLAWFVYMAIATLGPELSGTATQGAEVVEGPMRKMMFMLTFVSIGVITDFSKLKGMGKLALLYAIALFAIIAPIAYGVAWIFHHGMMPPTA; the protein is encoded by the coding sequence ATGGCTGGAGTGAATCGGAGATGGTACTCCGGTATGGCCACCACTGAAGATTGGTGGGCGGTCTGGCTAGGTTTGATTATGTTTCTGGCCGGTTTGACCTCTATTTGGGGTTGGGATTTGGTCGGTTGGATGGCAAAAACCGGAACCTGGGTATGGGGGGATTTTTCCTGGGACAAGGCCTTGAAAGCGACCGGTTACCAAGAGTGGCATCCGCTTCTTTCCTTGCTGGTTACTTATCTAGTGTTTACTGCCCTGACCTGCCTCGGGGCAGCCGCCATGAAACTCAACTTGAAACGCTTTTTTGCCGGCTGGACTCTCCTTTTTGTAATGACCTGGGCGGTGTGGATTATGGGTCACGAAGCCCACTTTAAGGCCTCCGTTAACGAGTTCGATAAGTATGGTTTGTCCTGGGGGCTCTCCCTGGGGGGAGGCTTCTCTTACATGCTAGCTTTGGTGGTCGGGCTGGTTATCGGGAATTTCTTCAAAGGTTTTGCTGAGTTTTTGAGGGAAGCGGCCAAACCGGAATGGTTCATTAAGACCGCGATTGTCTATCTGGGGATCAAGATTGGTCTCATGTCCATCGAAGCGGCGAGCTTTACCTTTGAACTGGCCCTTGCCGGTATTGCCGCCACCTTCGTGGCCTATTTATTATTTTGGCCTATCGTCTATACCCTCAGCCGGAGAGTGTTTCGCCTCTCCCGTGAAGCTTCGGCGGTCCTTTCCTCGGGCATTTCTATTTGCGGGGTCTCGGCCGCCATTGCCACTGCCGGCGCTATCCGGGCCCGTCCCGTGTTGCCGGTCATGGTCTCCATGCTGATCGTCATTTTCGCCATGATTGAGCTCATTGTATTGCCCGGTTTTTATACCGCGGTGGCGCCCAACCAGCCTATCGTCAACGGCGCGGCCATGGGCATGACCGTCAAGACCGACGGGGCCGACGCGGCTGCCGGCGCTATTCTTGATGAACTTATGCGGGCCAACGCTGAAGCTAATTTGGGAGTGGTCTGGCAAGAGGGCTGGATTCTGACATCCTCCATTGTGACTAAAATCTGGATTGACATGTTTATCGGCGTTTGGGCTTTTCTCTTGGCTCTGGTTTGGGTTTACAAGGTGGAGCGCCAGCCGGGACAGTCCAAGGTGGGAGTGATCGAGATTTGGCACCGTTTCCCCAAATTCGTGTTGGGTTATCTTTTGGCCTGGTTTGTCTATATGGCGATTGCCACCTTGGGGCCGGAATTGAGCGGGACGGCAACCCAGGGCGCCGAAGTGGTGGAAGGACCCATGCGGAAGATGATGTTCATGCTGACCTTTGTCAGCATCGGTGTGATTACCGACTTTAGCAAGCTCAAGGGGATGGGCAAACTGGCGCTGCTTTACGCTATTGCTCTGTTTGCGATTATTGCCCCTATTGCCTATGGCGTGGCTTGGATCTTTCACCATGGGATGATGCCCCCCACGGCGTAG
- a CDS encoding DUF5395 domain-containing protein, which yields MKADLEVSLIHDGTYWIVRHPTLEARGRTLSELDQDLTQRLREKGDFPASSQVTVFMGFDYDTIPTWIRQYAYHYFNRYVLLRL from the coding sequence ATGAAAGCGGACTTGGAAGTCAGCCTGATCCATGACGGCACTTACTGGATTGTTCGCCACCCGACCCTGGAAGCTCGTGGTCGGACCTTGTCTGAACTGGACCAAGACCTTACCCAGCGCCTGCGGGAAAAGGGGGATTTTCCAGCATCTAGCCAGGTAACGGTGTTCATGGGTTTTGATTACGACACCATACCTACTTGGATCCGGCAATATGCCTATCATTATTTCAACCGCTATGTTCTGCTGCGCCTGTAG
- a CDS encoding AAA family ATPase, producing the protein MLKSQLLSLELDPEIRAHIEPPIFDALFSHVAKHPPAKHKRGVPSLTVSRAKQILEIVLPHYRERVAASLDGINRNNFVSFKEVGLLTHQWIHESVKFFRREGAPILREALVKDNEEQRVDYLWSILFSRRLLPLIQGSGLLRDPQKFECCDLAVECIKLWLGDIAKKLGSVDADRFSPSAFFLDTESYMEGEIEWKGRRLHLRGKPDAVMLNGETGRPEVWEYKFGLQGQIELQIAQVLFYLHLLNAVKGQAFETGRLEIFRVTPDLEKESSGTQSEFAEKIEAAFAGYVGNYAAVRRLKIECTLALKQSNPPTMPINLMFSGPGGLGKTELARRVAKALGLPLVDVPATTVRDVDSLLERINQTLQKNGQEPIEVGTDSGLKKMEYPPLVIFLDEVHELRRNADTFLNMFEPKEKRAVGKKVVGDFKNATLLAATTTPGLLPSPFLSRFRIIDLVPYTAEEVAAIIKPVFQKSGKAVEESFLVGLAKRGRLNPRVAIQRAEEMLSHHLFDEKQYPLNEIGLERISTESWRVDTHGLRQLDHTYLKALQSGPRGLSALVSLLPVEREEITQMVEPYLLQLEAISLTTKGRELTERGRLILEG; encoded by the coding sequence ATGCTTAAATCCCAGCTTTTATCCCTGGAACTGGATCCGGAGATTCGGGCTCACATTGAACCGCCCATTTTCGATGCGCTCTTTTCCCATGTGGCCAAACATCCCCCCGCCAAGCATAAACGGGGAGTTCCTTCCCTTACGGTTAGCCGTGCCAAGCAAATTCTGGAAATTGTGCTGCCTCACTATCGAGAGCGAGTTGCCGCTTCCCTTGATGGGATAAATCGAAACAATTTCGTCTCCTTTAAAGAAGTGGGCCTTCTCACTCACCAGTGGATTCACGAATCGGTTAAATTTTTCCGTCGTGAGGGCGCCCCGATTTTACGGGAAGCCTTGGTCAAGGATAACGAAGAACAGCGAGTAGATTATCTTTGGAGCATTCTCTTCTCAAGGCGATTGCTTCCCCTTATTCAAGGATCGGGGTTGTTGAGAGATCCCCAGAAATTTGAATGTTGCGATTTGGCCGTGGAGTGCATCAAGCTCTGGTTGGGGGATATTGCCAAGAAACTTGGGAGTGTGGATGCGGATCGTTTCTCCCCCAGCGCGTTTTTTCTAGACACGGAAAGTTATATGGAAGGGGAGATCGAATGGAAAGGCCGGCGATTACATCTTCGAGGCAAGCCGGATGCGGTCATGTTGAATGGGGAGACGGGGCGCCCGGAGGTATGGGAATACAAGTTTGGCTTGCAAGGGCAGATTGAACTGCAAATTGCCCAGGTGTTGTTTTATTTGCACTTGCTCAATGCCGTAAAAGGGCAAGCTTTCGAGACGGGAAGGCTGGAGATTTTTCGCGTTACCCCTGATCTAGAAAAGGAAAGTTCCGGGACGCAATCGGAGTTCGCCGAGAAAATCGAGGCGGCGTTTGCCGGGTATGTGGGTAATTACGCTGCGGTGCGGCGGTTAAAAATCGAGTGCACCTTGGCATTGAAGCAAAGCAATCCTCCAACAATGCCGATCAACTTGATGTTTTCTGGACCGGGCGGTTTGGGTAAAACCGAACTGGCTCGGCGGGTGGCAAAAGCCTTGGGGTTACCTCTAGTGGATGTTCCTGCAACGACAGTGCGGGATGTGGACAGTCTTCTGGAGAGAATTAATCAAACCCTGCAAAAAAATGGGCAAGAGCCTATTGAAGTGGGTACTGATTCCGGGCTTAAAAAGATGGAATATCCTCCCCTGGTGATCTTTCTCGATGAGGTGCATGAATTGCGCCGCAATGCGGATACCTTCTTGAATATGTTTGAGCCCAAGGAGAAGCGGGCGGTTGGCAAAAAAGTAGTGGGCGATTTTAAAAATGCCACTTTGCTGGCGGCAACGACCACTCCTGGACTGCTTCCTAGCCCCTTTCTTAGCCGATTTCGAATCATCGACCTCGTGCCCTATACGGCGGAGGAAGTGGCCGCCATCATTAAGCCAGTTTTTCAAAAATCAGGTAAAGCCGTGGAAGAATCCTTTTTGGTAGGGCTGGCTAAACGGGGTCGATTAAATCCTCGGGTGGCCATTCAACGGGCCGAGGAAATGCTAAGCCACCATCTGTTTGATGAAAAGCAATACCCCCTCAATGAAATAGGATTGGAACGGATATCCACGGAGAGTTGGCGGGTGGATACCCATGGACTACGGCAACTTGACCATACTTATCTAAAAGCTCTACAAAGCGGGCCTAGGGGATTAAGCGCACTGGTCTCGCTCCTTCCGGTAGAGCGGGAAGAAATCACCCAGATGGTTGAGCCCTACCTACTCCAATTGGAAGCGATTTCCCTCACAACAAAAGGGCGGGAGCTCACCGAACGGGGCCGTTTGATTTTGGAGGGGTGA